AAAGGCCCCGCCCGCCGCGGCCCAAACCAGCCCTCAACCGAAGCCCGCCGCGTCAAGCCCGCCGGTCGCCCCATCCCCAATTGAGCTATCTCCATTGCGTTATTGTAGTGTAAGGACGCATGAACCCGGACGATGCGGCTGTGGTGCGCCAACCATTCCGGGCGAGAACTTCTGTTATCACTGCATTGGCGATTGAGCAGACATTGACTCGTTTCCGCCGACGGCCCAAACCCATGGCTACCGCCCATGATTGACAATCGTTTTGCAATTCACCCCTGACTTAACTAAACTTCAACGCATCCATACTATGGCAACTCCCCAATCCACTTCCCAGCGTGTGGCACTGATAGCCGTCACCGGCATGTCGCCGGCCATTGTCACCGAAACAGTATGGGCGCTGGCTCACGAGAAGCCCGCCATCATCCCTGATGATGTGTATGTGCTCACCACCTCTCGCGGCGCAGCCGACCTCCGGCGCGAGCTGCTGACCCCGCGCCCGGACCTGCAAGAGCAAACCATCTGGCAGGCCCTCCGCCAGGCCATTCTTGGCGCTCGCGCCACCAAGGATAAACGCCTGACCCTGCATGACCCCATCTTGCTCACCACCCATGACACCACCCGCGGCCAGCCCCGCCCTCTCGAGGATATACGCACGCCGGAGGACAACGCCGCCGCGGCGGAAGTCATCCTTGATGAAATCCGCCGCCTCACCGCCAATGATGATTTGCGCCTCATCGCCTCCCTGGCAGGCGGGCGCAAAACCATGAGCGCGCTCCTGGCCTGCGCCATTTCCCTGCTGGGCCGGAAGGAAGACCGCCTCACCCACGTCCTCGTCAACGAGCCCTTTGACCATCCCGCTCTGGAGCCGCGTTTCTACTTTCCCACTCCCCAGCCCACCCTCCATAAACTCCAAACTCCGCAGGGCACGCAAACCGTTACCAGCGACCAGGCCATTTTGCAGCTTGCCGATGTGCCTTTCGTGCCCCTCAGCTACCTTTTCCGTGAGCAACTGGGGCGCTCCCCCGGCCGGTTTGTGGACCTGGTCCGCTCCGCCACCCAAATGGTCACCGAAACCGCCCAGCCCATCACCCTCAGCTATGATTATAAAACCTACACCGCTTATTTCGATGGCGTGGCAGTGGAACTCATGAACCGGGACATTCCCTTTTTTGAATTTCTCTACCACCGCGCCAAAGAAGGGCTGTTGCCTTATAAATACCATGAGGAAGCGGAAAAACCATTTGTGGAATTCCTTGCCCAATGGATTCCCAAACATCCCGATGTTAATCTGACCCATGGAGGCGGACTCGACTGGGCCAAGAGCCCTCCTGGGAAGGATGATTTTCGCAAACGCCTTAGCAGCCTCCGGGACCGCATGCACAGGGCGGGCATCGGCTACCTTGTGCAGCGCATTTTTCCGCCTCATGGCCCGCTGGGCATCCCCTTGGGACAGGTCACTTTTGAAGATTCACCCACCTCCCAACCCAAAAATCCAAAAAAAAATTTCCAGGTCACGAGCCAAAAACCCCCAAAAAGGGGGGGCTCGTGACCTAAGTCATAAACCATTGATGGAGAGCAAGATGCTCAAACTTGAGAAAATCTGTATCGTTAAAGAAGCAAACAGCGTGCCAACACAAAAATGGCCTCGTGACCTGGAAAACACTTGCGCCCTTGCGCCACAATGGGTTACAAAGGTGCTGTCGGGAACGCGGTGAATGCCGAAAGGCAATGGAGACCTAATTGTACGTTGGCCAGCCTCCCGCCGAAGCGGGGAGTCGGGAACGCGGTGAATGCCGAAAGGCAATGGAGACTTATTTCTTGCCCTTGCCCTTGACCGTGGCGGCGACTTGTCGGGAACGCGGTGAATGCCGAAAGGCAATGGAGACCCATCGGGGATGAGTGAAGCCGTATCTTCAGCCAGCTGGCGGTCGGGAACGCGGTGAATGCCGAAAGGCAATGGAGACCCTGTGAGGCAAGGGTGGTTATTTACCCTTGCCCTTCTGTCGGGAACGCGGTGAATGCCGAAAGGCAATGGAGACTGCATGTTGCAGGGATGCCTTTGATTGTGACCGCGTCGGGAACGCGGTGAATGCCGAAAGGCAATGGAGACGTCTTCCGCCAGTTGGCGGATTTCATCCGCCTCACTGAGCCGTCGGGAACGCGGTGAATGCCGAAAGGCAATGGAGACACTAAGCTCGTAGCCATTGGCCGCCTCTTCTGGAGGGTTGTCGGGAACGCGGTGAATGCCGAAAGGCAATGGAGACAAAGCAAAACTTTGGGAGTTGCCTTATGGGGATTTCTTGGGTCGGGAACGCGGTGAATGCCGAAAGGCAATGGAGACAAGCGGGGGTGAACGGCACGTCCAACGACCGAGTCTTACCGTCGGGAACGCGGTGAATGCCGAAAGGCAATGGAGACTGGTTATTTGCCCTTGCTCTTTGGCGCGGCGGTGCTGGCGGTCGGGAACGCGGTGAATGCCGAAAGGCAATGGAGACTACTCACTGTGAGTAATCTTTCAGTTTTTCCAAGCGGTGTCGGGAACGCGGTGAATGCCGAAAGGCAATGGAGACCGTGGAAGGCAAGAAGTTATTTCTTGCCCTTCTTGACTTCGTCGGGAACGCGGTGAATGCCGAAAGGCAATGGAGACTGTGAGGCAAGGGCTGGTTATTTCTTGCCCTTGCCTTTGAGTCGGGAACGCGGTGAATGCCGAAAGGCAATGGAGACTTGCCTTTGACTTCGGCGGCAACCTGGCGCCGAAGTCTCCAGTCGGGAACGCGGTGAATGCCGAAAGGCAATGGAGACGACGGTTATTTCTTGCCCTTCTTTGGCGCGGCGGCGTCGGGAACGCGGTGAATGCCGAAAGGCAATGGAGACGGTTAACGGGACGTTGGCCAGACGCCCGCCGAAACGCGGGTCGGGAACGCGGTGAATGCCGAAAGGCAATGGAGACGCAAGAAGCACTACTTCTTCTTCTTGGCCTTGGCGGCCTTGTCGGGAACGCGGTGAATGCCGAAAGGCAATGGAGACGACCTTGGTACCCGTTGCGGCCGCCAGGCGTTCGGCCTGGTCGGGAACGCGGTGAATGCCGAAAGGCAATGGAGACGCCTTGCCGGCTTTGTTGGCTTTGGCGGAGATGCTCCGGTCGGGAACGCGGTGAATGCCGAAAGGCAATGGAGACGGAAGGCCAAGGCAAGACCTATTTCTTGCCCTTGGCGGCGTCGGGAACGCGGTGAATGCCGAAAGGCAATGGAGACGGAACGTAACCGTCACTGGATTGCACGACCATTCCGTCTCGTCGGGAACGCGGTGAATGCCGAAAGGCAATGGAGACCAGTGATGTACCACTGGGCTTCCCCATCGGGAATGAGGCTGGTCGGGAACGCGGTGAATGCCGAAAGGCAATGGAGACCGGGACGCCCTGGATAACGACCTTGACCCCGGCGGCCTGCGGTCGGGAACGCGGTGAATGCCGAAAGGCAATGGAGACGGGTTAAATCATACAAACAACTGGTGTTGCTCTCAGTAAGTCGGGAACGCGGTGAATGCCGAAAGGCAATGGAGACCCTAAAAATACCATACTTGTTCATGTACCATCCGGGCCGTCGGGAACGCGGTGAATGCCGAAAGGCAATGGAGACTTGATAATTTCAACGGGGTGGTCTGGCTCTATCCAGATTTCGTCGGGAACGCGGTGAATGCCGAAAGGCAATGGAGACGATCATGCGGCGGACGCGGTGATCGTCGTTGGTGAATTGTCGGGAACGCGGTGAATGCCGAAAGGCGGAGAAGTGTTCAGTGTTCAGTTGGCAGTGTTCAGTAGGGAAGGGTTGTCGGCGGCGTTGTGGGAAGGGGAGCCGTGGAGAAGTTTCAAGTTTCAAGTTTCAAGTTGGAAGTGAAGAGGCGCCCCCTTTGCTCATGGCGGTAGGGGGGGACATCTTGAAACTTGACACTTCACACTTGAAACTCCCCTCCGCAGGAGGGGAAAAACTGAAAACTCCCCCACACGCCGCCAGGCGTGCAGGGCGGCTCCTTGAAACTTGACCCTTGAAACTTGTAACTCCCTCCGCAGGAGGGGCAGTGAATGCCGAAAGGCGGAGAAGTGTTCAGTGTTCAGTTGGCAGTGTTCAGTAGGGAAGGGTTGTCGGCGGCGTTGGGGGAAGGGGAGCCGTAGGGAAGTTTCAAGTTTCAAGTTTCAAGTTGGAAGCGGCAGCCCCTTCCCCTCGCTTAAGGCAACCGGAAGGACTGAACACTGAACACTGCAAACTGAACACTCCCCAAACGCCGTCAGGCGTAAAGGGGCGTTTGAAGTTTCAAGTTTCAAGTTGGAAGTGAAGAGGCGCCCCCTTTGCTCATGGCGGTAGGGGGGGACATCTTGAAACTTGACACTTCACACTTGAAACTCCCCTCCAACGGAGGGCAACGACTGAACACTGAACACTGCAAACTGCACACTCCACCGAAACCCCGCCAGGCGTGCAGGGGCAAACTCCCCTCCGCAGGAGGGGGAGGATTTTGCTCTGCCCCAAAATCAATCGGCCACGGGAAGGAAAAGATTGGCGGTGCAACCGCCCTCGGGTGAATTGAAGACTTCAATCCAACCGCCAATTTGTTTCATGCCGCCATAGGCGGCGGCGAGGCCCATGCCGGTGCCCTGGCCAATGTCTTTGGTGGTGAAGAACGGTTCAAACAAATGGGCTTGAGCTTTTTCGGAAAGGCCCTGGCCTTTGTCTTTGATTTGAATTCGGACAAAAGGCTGGGGCGGTGAGGGCTGGGACGCAGCGGGGGAAACCGGCGGAGGCGGGGAGCGCAGCACTGGCTGTATTTCCATTTCCACCAAGGCAGCCGCCGGGCTGGCTTGCAGGGCGTTATCCAGCACGGTGGTGAGGGCTTGCTCCAACATGTGGGCATCGGCCTTGATGAGGGGCACTTCGCCTTTCCAGGTGACGCGCACGCGGCCGGGGGGATAGTGGGCCAAATGGCTGGGAATGAATTGGCGCAGGTCCAAGGTTCCCATGCGCAGCCAGTGGCGCTGGCCATAGGCGAGCAGTTGCGCGACGATGCGGGCCGATTTGCTGATGGCCTCCTCGATATAGGCCACGTGACTGCGCACTTCCTGCGGGTTGTTCCATTCTTCCCGCAGCAGGGCGGCGCTGGATTGGATGGCTTGAAGCTGATTGTTCAGGTGGTGGGCGGTGCCGGCGGCCATCTGGCCGATGGTTTCCTGCTGTTTACGGGCCGAGGCGGCCTGCTCCAGCCGCAGGCGTTCAGCCATGACCTGCTCCAACTCGCGGGTGCGCTCGGCCAGGCGGGCGCTTAACAGGGCATTGCGCCGTTCCAGCAATCGGACTCGCCAGCGGTAACCGCCATAAATGCCGGCAGTGGCCAGGCCCAGCAGGGCAGCGTAAAACCAGGTGGTTTGGTAAAAGTAGGGTTGGATGATCAATTCCACTCCCGCCCCTGCGGCGCTCCATTGGCCGTGCCCATCGTCGGCGGTGACGCGGAATTCAAACCGGCCTGGCCCCAGGTTGGCGTAGGTGGCGGTCCGGCGGTGGTACGCCTCAATCCATCCGGCATCCACGCCGGATAACAGGTAACGATGCCTGACTTTCTCCGGCTGCCGGAAACTGAGGCCTGCAAAATCAATTTCCAGGACGCGGGAGCCGGGGGGCAGCTCTACCACGGGGGCTACGGGATAATCGCGACCGTTGACACGGATGCGATCGATGACCACGCGTGGTGGGGTGAAGGTGGAGGACAGGTTTCTGGGGTCAGCAACGGCCAGCCCGCGGCGGGTGAGAAAGATAAGGCGGCCATCGGAAGTCTGGCAGCCGGGGGATTGCCGGCCACCCAAGCATTCCATGCTTAAAAGGCCGTCGCTCTGGCTGAACATCAGGGGGGTGGGAAGTGGCCGTTCACCCCGCCAATGCGCCAGCAGCAAGGCGGTTTCCACGCGAAAGATGGTCCAGGGGGTGGTGTACCACAGGAAGCCTTGTTCATCCAAGGCCAGCCAATAAACATGGTACGTGGGGAAGCCTTGCGAAGGCTTATAATGCCGCCAAACTCCATCCCAGCGGCAGACGATGCCCTGGGCGGTGCCCAGCCAAAGTCTGCCTGCGCGGTCTTCCCTGATGTAATAAACCAGGGCCGCCGGGAAACCCTGGGCTTGGCCGTAATAGTTGGTGGTCTCGGCAGAAAGATGGTACAGGCCGTTTTGAGTGCCAATCCACAGCGAGCCGTCCCGGGCGGCGTGAAGAGAGCGGATTACCGGCTGCGCCTGCTCCGTGGTTACCGGCAAATCCACCGCAACAAACTGTCCATTGGTCAAGCGGCACAAACCGGCTTCGGTACCGGCCCAGAGCACGCCTTGGCGGTCTTCCGTCACTGCGAAGATATTAAGGCTGCTTAATCCATTGGCCTTGCTGTAAGTCGTGGTGGATTGTTCTCCCTGGTAACAGATTAGGCCGTCCCGGCGGGTGCCCACCCACAACCGGCCTTGGCGGTCGGGGTAAAGGAGGCTAATCATGGCCTGCCGTTGGTAACGGGGCAGGGGGCGGATAGAGCCGTTATCCCAGGCATACACCTCGCCCTTGAAGGTGCCCAAAAGGAATAGGTTGGTGGCGGTTTCGGCCAGGGTGATGACTTCTTCATCACGCAGCCCATGATCTGAGGAAATCGTTAGAAAAGTGCGGTTTTGCAGGCAATGCAGGCCGTTGCCCGCGCCAATCCAGAAATTGGCCTCGCGGTCTTCAAAGAAGGAAAAAACGCTGGTGTTACGCAGGCCGGGGATTTCATCTTCTGCGATGACTTTTCCCTGACGCAGGCGGCGCAAACCCGTGGTGGTGCCAATCCAGACGGTGCCGTGGCGGTCCTCAAGAATGGCGCGTACCCGCACTTCACCCAGCGCGGGGATGAATTGAGCAGCGCTGCGTCCCCGGTCGCTGGTCACCTGGAATAACCCGCTGTCGGTGCCTGCCCATAGATGGCCTTCAGGAGCTTCCGCCAACGCAAAGATTTGGCGGCTGGAGAGATGGGGCACAGGCACGGCGCGGGGAAGGGAGGCATCCATGGGGCCGAAAAGGCCACGGTCGGTGCCCACCCATAAATTCCCCTGCTTGTCCTCCCGCAGGCTCCAGAAAACGGTGTTGGTGGCCAGGCCGCGAATGGTGATGGCTTCGAGCCCTCCTGTGCTCCAGAGGTGCAGCCCCCGGTCACTTAAGACCCACAGGCCGCCCCGAGCACGTGGGGCAAAGGCACGCACGGAATTGCCCATCAGGCCGGTGTCGGGTCCGAAACGTTGGAAGAGCCCTTGATGATAGGTGATTAATCCGCCTCCTTCGCTGCCGGCCCAGAGAGCGCCGGAGGGGCCAAGGCTGAGGACAGTGAGGAAAGGACGGTTGAGAGCATCCTGGTTTTTGGGGGTGAAGGCGAAGAAACGCTCGCCGTTGAAGCGGGCCAGACCGTATTCCGTGGCGGCCCATAGGTAGCCATCCGGGGTTTGGTGCACCGCGCGGACGGTGGCATGAGGCAGCCCGTGGGCAATACCCCAATGGCGGTGTTCGTATTCTGTCAATTTATAGGCGGGGTGAAGGGCGAAGAGGGGCAGGGCCAACAAAACAAACCCCACCATTCCCAACGTTTTAGCGTGGAAAAAGACGGCCTTCTTCCTCAGGCCAAAGGGGTTTGGAGGCCGCTTTGCCATCGGAGGTGTCAAGCCACGATGTATATGATGTGCCAGCAGTAAAGGTATCGGCCAGGGGCACGTTTTTCTAAAGTTATAAGGGTAGTGGAGATGCGGGTTGCCGATGCCAGCTTGCGGCCATCAAGTAGCACCACTTCGCCGGTTGCGCTGGGCCAATAATTCCACCACCAAGGCCAGCACTTCTTCGCGGTCTTGTCCCTCCATCGCCAGCGCCAGTTGGGCGGTCAGGAGGCCATATTTGACGCCGATATCGTAGCGGCGGCCGGCCAGCTCGGCGGCCAGATAACGTTCGCGCCCGGGCAACTGGGCCAGTGCCGCCGAAAGTTGGACAGGCGGCTGGCCTTTTTGGACCAAGGCATCCAACAGGTCCATGACGGCGGGCGCCAGCACGTGCATGCCAAAGAAACAGAGATAATGCCCGGCGCGGAGGCCGGGGACAATCAGGTGCTGTTCCGCCTCAGTGGGTGTGGGTTTTTCGAGGACGTCGGTGATTTCGTAGAGTTCCCGTCGGCCAGCCACGCGGCGGCCTCCCACGGCGCCGTAATAGGGCAGCTTGCTTTCGTGGGTGGGTTGCACGGCGGAAACGGAGCAATTTTCTGCGGCCGCGATTTCCACCAATTGTTGGGCGCAGGATTGGGGTTGTCCACTGACATACAAATGATCGCCCACCAGAAGCAGAAACGGCTGGTTGCTGGTGAAGGAGCGGGCGCACCAAACGGCGTGACCGTAGCCCAGTGGCTCGGTTTGCTCCACAAACGTCAGTCGGCGGCCGTCGGAACCGGCGGCTGCGGTGAACGCGCTTTGTGCTCCCGGGGGAACCACCACCGCCACTTCGCTGATGCCTGCCTGGGCGATTTCCTCCAAGAGAATGGCAAGGGCGGTGCGAGCCTGGCCGTGACGGTCCACGAGGGTTTGCAAAGGCAGTGTGCTTTGATGACGTCCGGCGGCGGTGATGACAGCACGTTTGATTTCCATGTTTTAAGTGGCCTGCGGCCAGCGGCCACAGCATCGCAAAAAGCCGTCGTGGCGTCAATTCTACAGCGGCATGGTCCGGATTGAGGCGGCGGCGGTGAACCATTCAAGGGCCTTGTAACCTGACTGTTACAAAGTGCGTCTTACAACACAGCAACCCATGATGGGGAACGAGCATATGAGGGCCCTGGTGCGGCTCATCCGTGACGACGACGTACCGCAAGGTATATGCCTGCGCGTCCTTGGACAGTCTGGCCGTTTTGGCCCATATCCGTTGCCCATGCACCCCGAGCTGTTATGAAAATACGCACCTCCGTTTTGATTGGGCTTTTGATGTTGACCGGGTTCCTCGCTGCACCGGGCAGGGTGCAAGCGGCGGCGGTGGCGGCCAATGGCGGTTATGTCAACCGCTTTGAAACGCAGCCGCCAGCCGCGGATTGGGCGACGTTCAGCCGCGCGGGCGGCGCCAATGACTCATACGAGATGGATGCCGATGTCAATGCCAACGTCACTGCCGCTGGTGTGACGGCAGCGGTGGCGTCCGACAGTGCCAACCCGCCCGCTGCCAATGCCAATGCTGTTTGGAGTTCCGGGGGTCAGTATTTGGCGGTGCGGCCCACTGGCAACCGCTATACGGTGCTCATGGGCAAGTTTGTCAATGCCACCGGCACCAACGCCAC
This is a stretch of genomic DNA from Fontisphaera persica. It encodes these proteins:
- the csm6 gene encoding CRISPR-associated ring nuclease Csm6 translates to MATPQSTSQRVALIAVTGMSPAIVTETVWALAHEKPAIIPDDVYVLTTSRGAADLRRELLTPRPDLQEQTIWQALRQAILGARATKDKRLTLHDPILLTTHDTTRGQPRPLEDIRTPEDNAAAAEVILDEIRRLTANDDLRLIASLAGGRKTMSALLACAISLLGRKEDRLTHVLVNEPFDHPALEPRFYFPTPQPTLHKLQTPQGTQTVTSDQAILQLADVPFVPLSYLFREQLGRSPGRFVDLVRSATQMVTETAQPITLSYDYKTYTAYFDGVAVELMNRDIPFFEFLYHRAKEGLLPYKYHEEAEKPFVEFLAQWIPKHPDVNLTHGGGLDWAKSPPGKDDFRKRLSSLRDRMHRAGIGYLVQRIFPPHGPLGIPLGQVTFEDSPTSQPKNPKKNFQVTSQKPPKRGGS
- a CDS encoding sensor histidine kinase, giving the protein MLALPLFALHPAYKLTEYEHRHWGIAHGLPHATVRAVHQTPDGYLWAATEYGLARFNGERFFAFTPKNQDALNRPFLTVLSLGPSGALWAGSEGGGLITYHQGLFQRFGPDTGLMGNSVRAFAPRARGGLWVLSDRGLHLWSTGGLEAITIRGLATNTVFWSLREDKQGNLWVGTDRGLFGPMDASLPRAVPVPHLSSRQIFALAEAPEGHLWAGTDSGLFQVTSDRGRSAAQFIPALGEVRVRAILEDRHGTVWIGTTTGLRRLRQGKVIAEDEIPGLRNTSVFSFFEDREANFWIGAGNGLHCLQNRTFLTISSDHGLRDEEVITLAETATNLFLLGTFKGEVYAWDNGSIRPLPRYQRQAMISLLYPDRQGRLWVGTRRDGLICYQGEQSTTTYSKANGLSSLNIFAVTEDRQGVLWAGTEAGLCRLTNGQFVAVDLPVTTEQAQPVIRSLHAARDGSLWIGTQNGLYHLSAETTNYYGQAQGFPAALVYYIREDRAGRLWLGTAQGIVCRWDGVWRHYKPSQGFPTYHVYWLALDEQGFLWYTTPWTIFRVETALLLAHWRGERPLPTPLMFSQSDGLLSMECLGGRQSPGCQTSDGRLIFLTRRGLAVADPRNLSSTFTPPRVVIDRIRVNGRDYPVAPVVELPPGSRVLEIDFAGLSFRQPEKVRHRYLLSGVDAGWIEAYHRRTATYANLGPGRFEFRVTADDGHGQWSAAGAGVELIIQPYFYQTTWFYAALLGLATAGIYGGYRWRVRLLERRNALLSARLAERTRELEQVMAERLRLEQAASARKQQETIGQMAAGTAHHLNNQLQAIQSSAALLREEWNNPQEVRSHVAYIEEAISKSARIVAQLLAYGQRHWLRMGTLDLRQFIPSHLAHYPPGRVRVTWKGEVPLIKADAHMLEQALTTVLDNALQASPAAALVEMEIQPVLRSPPPPVSPAASQPSPPQPFVRIQIKDKGQGLSEKAQAHLFEPFFTTKDIGQGTGMGLAAAYGGMKQIGGWIEVFNSPEGGCTANLFLPVAD
- a CDS encoding sugar phosphate nucleotidyltransferase, which translates into the protein MEIKRAVITAAGRHQSTLPLQTLVDRHGQARTALAILLEEIAQAGISEVAVVVPPGAQSAFTAAAGSDGRRLTFVEQTEPLGYGHAVWCARSFTSNQPFLLLVGDHLYVSGQPQSCAQQLVEIAAAENCSVSAVQPTHESKLPYYGAVGGRRVAGRRELYEITDVLEKPTPTEAEQHLIVPGLRAGHYLCFFGMHVLAPAVMDLLDALVQKGQPPVQLSAALAQLPGRERYLAAELAGRRYDIGVKYGLLTAQLALAMEGQDREEVLALVVELLAQRNRRSGAT